The proteins below come from a single Corylus avellana chromosome ca3, CavTom2PMs-1.0 genomic window:
- the LOC132176141 gene encoding probable amino acid permease 7, giving the protein MAVEHSFQVANNASCDDDGHPKRTGTLWSCVAHIITAAIGAGVLSLAWSASQLGWIAGPVTLLCFGIITYISASLLSDCYRSPDSITGTRNYSYMDAVRVNLGRKHTWFCGLLQYFSLYGTDIAYVITTATSMRAIQRSNCYHREGHQAACAYGDTFYMLLFGLIQIVMSQIPDFHSMEWLSIVAAIMSFTYSFIGFGLGFAKVIENGKIMGSISGVPAANVADKLWLTFQALGDIAFAYPYSIIVLEIQDTLRSPPPENQTMKKASMAAVFITTFIFLCCGCFGYAAFGNATPGNLLTGFGFYEPYWLIDLANACICLHLVGGYQIFSQPVFAFVERWFTKKFPNSGFVNNFYTFKLPLLPAFKWNLLRLCFRTAYVISTTVIAILFPFFNQVLGVLGAVTFWPLAIYFPVEMYFVQKKIGAWTRKWIVLRTFSFVCFLVTVVALIGSLEGLISAKLS; this is encoded by the exons ATGGCTGTCGAACACTCTTTCCAAGTAGCTAACAATGCTTCCTGTGATGACGATGGGCATCCGAAAAGAACTG GAACCTTATGGAGTTGCGTCGCTCATATCATTACTGCTGCTATTGGAGCTGGGGTTCTGTCTCTGGCATGGAGTGCTTCACAGTTAGGATGGATAGCAGGGCCAGTTACTTTGCTCTGCTTCGGAATTATCACCTATATTTCTGCTTCCCTCCTTTCCGATTGTTACAGGTCTCCTGACTCCATAACCGGAACACGAAACTACTCTTATATGGATGCTGTTAGAGTGAATCTTG GAAGAAAACATACGTGGTTTTGTGGTTTGCTTCAATATTTCAGCTTATATGGGACTGATATTGCTTATGTAATCACTACAGCAACCAGTATGAG AGCAATTCAGAGATCAAACTGTTACCACAGAGAAGGGCACCAAGCTGCATGTGCATATGGGGATACTTTCTACATGCTTCTGTTTGGACTTATTCAGATTGTCATGTCACAGATTCCAGATTTCCATAGCATGGAATGGCTTTCGATCGTTGCTGCAATCATGTCCTTTACCTACTCTTTTATTGGATTCGGACTTGGCTTTGCAAAAGTAATAG AAAATGGGAAGATTATGGGGAGCATTTCAGGAGTCCCAGCAGCCAATGTTGCTGATAAATTATGGTTAACTTTTCAAGCGCTTGGGGACATAGCATTTGCCTATCCATACTCAATTATTGTTCTTGAGATACAG GACACTTTGAGGTCCCCTCCTCCAGAAAACCAGACCATGAAGAAGGCTTCCATGGCTGCCGTCTTTATCACAACTTTCATCTTCCTCTGCTGTGGATGCTTTGGATATGCAGCCTTTGGGAATGCTACACCAGGAAACCTATTGACTGGATTTGGTTTCTATGAACCTTACTGGCTCATTGACCTTGCCAATGCTTGCATTTGTCTCCATTTGGTGGGAGGATATCAG ATCTTTAGTCAGCCAGTGTTTGCATTTGTTGAAAGGTGGTTTACCAAGAAATTTCCAAACAGTGGGTTTGTAAATAATTTCTACACCTTCAAACTCCCACTGTTGCCGGCATTCAAGTGGAATCTTCTCAGGCTATGTTTCCGAACTGCATATGTCATATCAACAACTGTTATTGCAATCCTGTTCCCTTTCTTCAACCAAGTCTTGGGAGTGTTAGGGGCCGTGACCTTCTGGCCTTTGGCCATATATTTCCCTGTGGAAATGTACTTTGTACAAAAGAAAATAGGGGCTTGGACAAGGAAATGGATTGTTCTTAGGACATTTAGCTTTGTTTGCTTTCTTGTGACTGTTGTGGCTTTGATCGGCTCACTTGAAGGACTTATAAGCGCCAAGTTAAGCTGA